One Brassica oleracea var. oleracea cultivar TO1000 chromosome C7, BOL, whole genome shotgun sequence genomic window carries:
- the LOC106305895 gene encoding probable calcium-binding protein CML22 isoform X2: MLCCCVNSESNKKYAELDAKLERKMVESRRYYPGHRSLKSMDSIIMMFPKLREGLRNIRNVFESYDQDRNGTIDMEELKKCLEELKLMSLSEEEVKGLYGWCDVDGSKGIQFNEFIVLLCLIYLLAKPSAESNEESIELGPKLVESIFDPIVEVFLFLDKDGKGKLNKADVIKTLNNEDYPLERSPKHVTNMRFEEMDWGRKGKVGFREFLFAFMSWVGIDDADGYMSS, from the exons ATGCTCTGCTGCTGTGTAAACTCGGAGAGCAACAAGAAGTATGCTGAGCTGGACGCGAAGCTTGAACGGAAAATGGTGGAGAGCCGGAGGTATTATCCGGGACACCGGAGTTTAAAGTCAATGGATTCAATCATCATGATGTTTCCAAAGCTGAGAGAGGGATTAAGAAACATCAGAAACGTTTTTGAGTCCTATG ATCAAGATAGAAACGGTACGATTGATATGGAGGAGCTGAAGAAGTGCTTAGAGGAACTAAAGCTGATGAGTTTGTCGGAGGAAGAAGTGAAAGGTCTATATGGATGGTGTGATGTTGATGGAAGCAAAGGGATACAGTTTAATGAGTTTATTGTTCTTCTTTGTCTCATTTATCTTCTAGCAAAACCTTCCGCTGAATCTAAC GAGGAATCGATAGAGTTGGGTCCGAAGTTGGTTGAATCTATATTTGATCCGATAGTGGAAGTGTTCTTGTTTCTGGACAAAGATGGTAAAGGGAAGTTGAACAAGGCTGATGTTATAAAGACATTGAATAATGAAGACTATCCGCTAGAGAGATCTCCTAAACATGTCACCAACATGAGATTTG AAGAAATGGATTGGGGAAGAAAAGGGAAAGTGGGCTTTAGAGAGTTTCTATTTGCTTTCATGAGTTGGGTGGGTATTGATGACGCAGATGGTTATATGAGCAGCTAA
- the LOC106305895 gene encoding probable calcium-binding protein CML22 isoform X1 yields MLCCCVNSESNKKYAELDAKLERKMVESRRYYPGHRSLKSMDSIIMMFPKLREGLRNIRNVFESYDQDRNGTIDMEELKKCLEELKLMSLSEEEVKGLYGWCDVDGSKGIQFNEFIVLLCLIYLLAKPSAESNVEESIELGPKLVESIFDPIVEVFLFLDKDGKGKLNKADVIKTLNNEDYPLERSPKHVTNMRFEEMDWGRKGKVGFREFLFAFMSWVGIDDADGYMSS; encoded by the exons ATGCTCTGCTGCTGTGTAAACTCGGAGAGCAACAAGAAGTATGCTGAGCTGGACGCGAAGCTTGAACGGAAAATGGTGGAGAGCCGGAGGTATTATCCGGGACACCGGAGTTTAAAGTCAATGGATTCAATCATCATGATGTTTCCAAAGCTGAGAGAGGGATTAAGAAACATCAGAAACGTTTTTGAGTCCTATG ATCAAGATAGAAACGGTACGATTGATATGGAGGAGCTGAAGAAGTGCTTAGAGGAACTAAAGCTGATGAGTTTGTCGGAGGAAGAAGTGAAAGGTCTATATGGATGGTGTGATGTTGATGGAAGCAAAGGGATACAGTTTAATGAGTTTATTGTTCTTCTTTGTCTCATTTATCTTCTAGCAAAACCTTCCGCTGAATCTAACGTG GAGGAATCGATAGAGTTGGGTCCGAAGTTGGTTGAATCTATATTTGATCCGATAGTGGAAGTGTTCTTGTTTCTGGACAAAGATGGTAAAGGGAAGTTGAACAAGGCTGATGTTATAAAGACATTGAATAATGAAGACTATCCGCTAGAGAGATCTCCTAAACATGTCACCAACATGAGATTTG AAGAAATGGATTGGGGAAGAAAAGGGAAAGTGGGCTTTAGAGAGTTTCTATTTGCTTTCATGAGTTGGGTGGGTATTGATGACGCAGATGGTTATATGAGCAGCTAA
- the LOC106305894 gene encoding LOW QUALITY PROTEIN: myb family transcription factor APL (The sequence of the model RefSeq protein was modified relative to this genomic sequence to represent the inferred CDS: substituted 2 bases at 2 genomic stop codons) gives MYSLPLDGGEYHGPLDGTDLPGDACLVLTTDPKPRLRXTAELHERFVDAVSQLGGPDKATPRTIMRTMGVKGLTLYHLKSHLQKFRLGRQACKESTTDNSKDASCVGESXQDTGSSSSSSLRMAAQEQNEGYQVTEALRAQMEVQRRLHKQLEVQRRLQLRIEAQGKYLQSILEKACKAFDEQAATFAGLEAAREELSELAIRVSNSTRVPFFDATKMMMMPSLSELSVAIDHKTNITTNCSVESPLTSNTNGSSISAASMKKRHRDMGLGYEAGWPNSSTIG, from the exons ATGTACTCGCTTCCTCTGGACGGTGGTGAGTACCATGGTCCTCTTGATGGAACTGACCTTCCCGGCGACGCCTGTTTGGTCTTAACCACTGACCCCAAACCCCGTCTCCGGTAGACTGCTGAGCTCCACGAGAGGTTCGTTGACGCTGTCTCGCAGCTCGGCGGTCCCGATA AAGCGACGCCCAGAACTATCATGAGAACAATGGGAGTGAAAGGTCTGACTCTCTACCACCTCAAATCACATCTTCAG AAATTTCGGCTAGGGAGGCAAGCTTGCAAAGAATCAACTACTGACAACTCCAAGGATG CTTCTTGTGTTGGCGAGAGTTAGCAAGACACAGGTTCATCTTCTTCATCATCATTGAGAATGGCAGCGCAAGAGCAGAACGA GGGTTACCAAGTCACTGAAGCTCTACGCGCTCAGATGGAAGTCCAACGAAGACTACACAAGCAATTGGAG GTGCAACGAAGGCTCCAGCTTAGGATAGAGGCACAAGGAAAGTACCTGCAATCGATTCTTGAGAAAGCTTGCAAGGCCTTTGACGAGCAAGCTGCTACTTTTGCTGGCCTTGAGGCAGCTAGGGAAGAGCTATCAGAGCTAGCCATCAGAGTCTCCAATAGCACAAGAGTCCCTTTCTTCGACGCAACAAAGATGATGATGATGCCATCTTTGTCCGAGCTTTCAGTAGCAATAGACCACAAAACCAACATTACAACCAACTGTTCAGTAGAAAGCCCTTTGACTTCCAACACCAATGGTAGCTCGATTTCTGCTGCATCGATGAAGAAGCGACACCGTGATATGGGCCTTGGGTATGAAGCAGGGTGGCCTAATAGTAGTACCATTGGTTAA